The segment AAGTGAGGGTAATAATATGTAAATAAGAAGGTAATATTAGGTAAAGACTTTTCTCAAGATTGGAACGGTCAGAGATATTTTTAAGGGACATGAAAGCCATTTGTATGGataaaatatttggtaaaataaaattcatacgtaaagagaaaatatattgGTCAAAGCATATTGGTTGGTAAAATATATTGGTTAAAACATCTTTAAACTTCACAAATATAACACCATCTTCAGTCATGGCAATCCCTTGGAAAATGACCGTCTTCAAACTTCGCCTTACTtataaatcaaacaataatgAGCAAAGTGTCATTGTAAACAATTATTGGCCAAagcaatttattaaaataacaacTTGGTTGCTTTGATTtcaatcatcaaaataaaaattatatttagattaattactaaaaataaaatttggaataaaaattttgtttatatgaaaactaaaacttattttgatggtttctttgcaatttttttttcatctcaaatggacatatttacatttattttcatGTCCTATATATTCTATTTACAAGCTTGTTGGGTGAAAATtagttgtaaaaattaaattaattctttttaaaactttttatctcatgttttttaaaattatgggtTGATGATTATAATCTACAACAACCTCAACAACTAGTTGTCAATTGAtgtaaagattttaaaatgaaatatttttttatttaatttaaatgaattgtgtatataaaaattatttataaatttataatatcaagttatttgaagaaaaaactttattaattggaaaaaaccaacaattttcaaatatgttttttgttttacttgttttaaaaaacttttttattaacttaaccaaacatgttttttttgtttttttttttgtttttgagaacaaaaactgtttccaaaattcagttcccaaacacaatttttttttttttaaattcaaaaaactgtttttgaaaactgttcaacaattttcaaaaacaacaaccaaacatgccTTAATCCCTATATAAGAAACTGTAGCAACCAGAAAACAGAAGGCCCAAACCATGAGACTTAAGACCTAGCAAGACTAGGCCCAACGCATGACTCTTAGACCTAATGAGAATAGGCCCAAACCTAGTTAAGCCCATTCCACTAACAAAGCCCAGAGCATGATCCATAATAGGAGTTTTGCAACTTCGGCCGTTCAACGGGAAAacttaaggggaaaaaaagggcAAAAGAGAAGAAGTAATGAAGGATAAAATTaagctttaaaaataaaaatatcttctacccttattattattattcttgatTTATCTCCCTTTCAACTAAGAAGGAAGTTTTTAAAAGTAtacaagttttcaaataattttgttaaatttgatCCTCATTAATATTTTTCGAAAAACTAATTAGTTTCTATTTGGATTTCTTGtattctatttctaaaaaaatagaagataaggttctatttagaaagtgtttttaaaaatagctttgaaaaacaatttttaaaaactattctttcatgcatgttttataaaataaaagttatgttTGGCTAAGATGTTTTTAACCCGTgttccatatttttaaatatattctaaaactaacttttatatgtaatcctttatttttaatttttttatatttgtataattattttttaaaatagttttcataaaataagtgaaaataattaaaaaatattttctaaaaatatcttattatctatttttataaatagaaaattgttttgtttttttgtttttatcactAAACTTGTTTTCCTATGTTTTTGTTCTAAAgacttaaaaattgttttatttttgttttaaggaCTTAGAAACTGTTTTGGAAAACAGTCATCAAACACGCCtaatagtaacttttatataaaatataaaagttataaTCACAAATAGATCaaataaacaacaaattaagTAAACAAATTCTAAGTATGAACATGTGACTACGATCTAAAGCGGGTAAACAAATTCAAAGTATGACTATGTGACCATGACCTAAAAGGAGTAGTAGTTGTGGAAGTTGATAATCAACATTTCTGGGTCTAGGCCGTCAAagataaagtaataataaagtaaaaatgaagaaagtgtctttaaagtaaaataaagtaaaaatgaaGAAAGTATGTTTTACGGTGAttataaaaaacgtttttaacatttttaatattggaACAACGAAAATTTTCAACCACAAAGGTAAAGGGGTTATTACTTCACAACTGCTTTTGCTGACTTTTATTTACTGTGAGTTTGACAGCAAACCACCAGTCCAACTAAACCTACTCCCGCGCGCAATAACTAACCTCAACTAAAGAAACCCTAAACATACAGCTCCAGCTGCTCCATGGCTCTGTCCTGGGTCTATAGCTTCTATTTGGCAAGAAGTGTTGTTTTCTCTACTTCCGTAAGTTTTGCAGGAGATTCAATGGGGAAACCTTACTGTCAGAACAGAAACTGGTCAAGGAGTATGGCTGAAGCAAGCAGATAAGAAGCTGATAGATCAACTACTTTCACAAACAGTGAAGGCTTCTAGTATTTTCTTCCTGATCAGGCTGCGCGCAGTATGTAATCTAATGGCAGCTAAGCTCATTAAAACAAAGGTCTTCAATGGAACctaattcataaattatttcCCTAAATTCCCAATAGATTTAAGAAATGAGAGAGTGTGGGTGTACATAAACAAAGTGATGCCTATGATCACTTGGGTCACAACGTCATTAATTTTCATGCATTCATTAACACATATGATGACTATGCTACGTATCATATTACTTCTGTGGGTAAAGCCATTTACTATAAATGATCGGTGATGGCTAATCTTTATACATATGTCACATACATTTTCTGGTAAAGCCATTAAATATATACGAATGGAAATTAATAAGGTTTCTCATTAGATAATTAGTCCTGGCCGGTCTGCATAATAGATTCAAGTATCATGGATTTGTGGTCCTTGAAAGACGGAACAAGGCCGGGGTGAATGAAAACTCGGTGGAAATTCACCGAAGTAGTGATATCAAGTTTCATTTAATAAGGAGATCAGAGCTAATAAACATGGTACTGATCCGAATGGCATATATTGACTGGCATGTATCCATCCACTGCATCTAGTAGAGGAACaccatataattatttaaaacactAAATGTGCCGGCTGGTGATCAACTCCAAGGGATTACCAGTGAGGTACTCTTGGATTCTAGAATGAGCAACATGGGCTGGTTGGAAGAATTGAATCAgttggatgaaatgaatgactaaaACCGAAGGTGTTTGGGAAACAAAGTAGTTCTGTCTTTCTTGGTCTGCTTTGaatatgtatacatatatacagTAACTCAATCATGTTCTAGGTTTCTCTTGCAAAACCCAATTGGAAGatgcttttaaatttttccCCACCAAAATGATAGTCCTTCTGTAAAATGCTTTTTAGCCCATCCAGGATGGCATTAGAGAGTAGCCCATGTTGTAAAGCTTGTCACAGGTGGAAGTGAATATCAGGACtgatcatttcatttttttagctATACGGTGTGATTTTGCATTAAGCAACAAATAAGTTTGGTAAAAGGATGTGAAAACCCAAGGGTCTGTGCTCAAACTGAATTCATAAAGCAATACATTCAAATAGTAAACAAACACACTGGGGAGTTGCACACACAAgcagagagaaaataaaagttgaCTCCTCTCAAGTTGGGCTCTATTAACTAGCTGGCTTTTGCAAACTGTCTATTCTGGAAATTGcctcaaaaattttcaatttgttttcattgcaGCATAACAGTCTTGGCAGTTTATAACTACTAACAGTAGGGCATTTCTTTGAAAGTAGTGATGAAAAAGTGCTTCTTCCAGCAAACTGGGTTGAACATACAATACCAAATTCACATAAGTCATGTCCCATAACGATTTTACCATCCTCGTGATATTGAAAAGCCTCATCTACATATAAGCAAATACACTATTCTTTGCTTGATAAAGTGGCCTTAACAAATATTCAGTTCCATCTATGAGGTTACAACCAAAATTCCACGCTTTGGTACAGATATTCTGGTAGCAGCTGCTTATGTATTTCATGCTAAAGGGATGCAGCAGCCTTTTGGTGACTATCCATTTGGATTGTTAAGATAAATAATCGACAACGGTGccattcactttttcttttgatcCATTGTATTGGAGAATCATTGTGCCCCCAAAAAGTGCAGACCTAGTAACCGGAAAACTTTTCCAGAGAGACCCGCATTGATCCTACATCTATGGTTGCACGAAAATAGATTAATTTAATATCTCTTGAATTCTAGGGAATAATCAGTGGCCATTTTCTTATATTAAGCCGGGGAGACAAACTGTGTCAGCAGTTGAAGAACCCCATGAAATTTAGCTGGTTTTTATAGCAATCTATGGGATTTTTCTTAGTGATTATTTGCTTAGAAAGGAAAACCTTTGAGTAAATGTTCTGCCTGAAGTACATAGAAAATCTTCCCTGATTCATTTCTTAAGTGTTtcgaagtttttattttaaaaattgagggATCAAGTCAGCGCTGCATCAGCAATTAGATATGGTTATGATAACTTAGGATGGCATGTGCTGCCTGCTGAGATCTGTAGAACAAGTGAAATTAAAGGAGAAACCAACCTAAGAAATAAGTTCCAGAATTCGAGATTCAGGTTTCGAAATAAGAAATGGAGAAGACGCAGAAGTGTCTGAGGAACATCTAGGCCCTTAAATTTGATCTTGTCCACAAACAAGTGATGAATATGACGTTTGTCCCTGACACTATCTCCCAAGTTGCTCAGGCTCACAAAACTTGAAGATGATGCCATTTGTCACTCTTTGGTAGATGGAACCTCATGCATGCAAGTCACCAACCAAACATTCAATGGAATTCATGCATGCAAGTCccgattttcattttttgagatTGGAAGATATGGTAGCGCATGATTCAACTTCTAACTTGAGTCCATAAAGGACAATTTGACCTACTCGTGTGCAATACAGGAGCAAACTGTCATGATTTTTACAGCAATTCGGCAAGTATCCATATGTTGACCTACCTAATGTTCAAGATCAATGACCTCCGAAGACGGGAACTAGTCAAGTAAATcccatttttcttgattatttCACTTATGATTTCTTCCTAGCCACGTAAGCATTGAATTTGGCATAGTACAATTTATtagactaaggtggtgtttgtttttttggctttttgctgaaagtaatttagttttataatttaggttgtttgtttttctattttttcataacttattataaactttttagaaaaagccaaaatatgtaactttttttaaacaaaaaaaataacatattggatttttttactttttaatacttaatagaaataaaatactataaaaacaaacaacctaatatttaacactgttaagcattaagattctatttagaattaagtaaaaaaacaaacaccacctaagattCTATGTAAATTGGCAAACATCAGTCACTTAATTTTCACCTAGCATCGTAGCAatggttatttttttaatttctttacctCCATTTGGTGTGAAGGAAGTGAGAACATGGATTAAGGTGGATGGAAATACATTCTAATATCCGTttcttgttttggaaaagaGGGTTCAGCAAAGActgattaaagaaaaataaattttgatctaATGGCAAGTTTGGGCATAGACTGGTTAGACAGAAAAACCTAATAAAACTGCATGCCTAGTCAAGCAAAGAACTCATAATTCAAAAAGttagtttgttttcttttgaagagtCTAAAGAGTCCCCATCAAACTTTACCCAAAAGATAGGTCATGCATGTTGCACATGCTCAGGTTGGCTTGATTCACAAACCTAAATGTTGAGTCTTAATTACATCTCATCAGACATCTAGTCCTTGCCTGAACTTAATATGCTAATCAGATGCCATTAATTACTCTATTACATGTTTTATCATTACCAGGACCATGTAAATAAGATTACGGAACTCTATGAGGATTTTGTGTCTTCAAATTAACAGCACTattggaaattgttttatttgattcatcAAGAGGATTTGTTTCTGTTGTTGTCATTGACTCTTCATTATCTGTCAGAAGATATTTGATATGGTGATGAAATTGTGTTGTTCCTATAAAAAAAGACCTAAttcaattttatcttctttggGCACGCCTTGAGAATGGTCATAAAGCTGTTGTAAAAGGGAACTAGTTCCTTCCCATTCACAGGTTGGCCAAACAAAGCTCTAATTAGAAAGCTATTGCAAAAGTCTCTTGTATTTTCTATCTACAGTGGAATAACAAAAAACCCCACAACTGAAAAGAAAACTTAAGCCTGTGTCAAATCATGGCTTCTATTGACGTAGTTGGTATGGTCATGAGGTTGATGACTATGGCTTTGCACATGGCTACTAGCAATTAAGAAACCATAACCATTTATTCAGAAAGAAGAAGACAAAGGTAAActcattattgaaattaaagaaaggAATTATGTTAGGGATTATTTCCTCAGAAGGATGGAACTAAATTTTGTAAAGTCATTTTCTGCATCAATTTATGTTTCATTTTGAGCTATGTTCAACTAATGTTAAATTAACTTTTCAGTAGTATAAGTAATTAATAGTGTCgggagtgattctaaaaaatgtttctagtatttttaacactttaatgataattttttttaagtattataaatattaaaagtgcttcctaaaatcattaccaaacggGCTCTAACTctcatttgttaaaaaatatagaagaaaaaatttgTGATACTTCCATCCTATATTTTATTGGAGATATAAAGATATCTGATTTTCCCTAAATTGATACAAAGATATTTGACTTTCCCTATACTATGCTAGTGATGGGGATATTCTTGGCAAAATCTGATTTATTGTCTTTTATTGTATGTAggattattttcttctctttttttgaaAGATTCTTTTTGTATATAATACTATATGTCAAtcttttaaagaatataaaagaaaaagatattttcttaattttgttatGGTATTAATTACACGagaataaacaataaaaaagtaaaaaataaaaataaaaatatacaaatttatgtCAAAAACCTTAGATGAAAAAAACCACAAATAACATGGAGACTTTGAAGCTAATATTTCATTAGCctttataaatctattttgtGCAAAAGAAAATCTTATTATACTTGCACCTATACATACCACATTCCATTTCAATCATCAAAagcttcaaaaattattttcagcactaaataagtaaaattaaatattaatatcctTACACATGTCTCATTCCTATTGGTGCGAAATAATATATAATCCTGCATGGATAACATACAATCTCTACCACCGGAAAAGTACAATACCATCTTTTGGACTTCAAAATTACTCACTCCCCCATTTgttggggtttttttttaaggttagcttattcttataaattatcttatattattttataaatttagccCTCTCCGCACTTTTCGTTTCTATATATACGTATGTTTTTTGTGTTGACCTCCTGGAAAGGGATGCTCCAGCTTTAGGAAGTCAAATGAATCCAAACTTTAGTTAGTCAGAAGGGAGAAACGGGCGATGCAATCGAAGCTAGGGTTTGGTGCTTGTCATCCTTTTGTAGATACAAGCGTGGGTCTGTGGAAGAACCAGGTGGCAGTCGAGACTTCTTCTCAGGGAATCTAACAGTCAACCTTAGAACATGTGATATGCCCACCCCAACTAATCAGTCTCATCCACTGGGAATTTATGACTGACTCACTCGTGTACTGTTCACTTAGCCCACGGTTCAATCGACAACAATGTCAGagcaattaaaataaatattcaactTTAGGTATTATTTTAACGTTATCTTTTACAAGAATTTAATGCTTCGTCTTTATTGTCAACCAATCTAGAATATACTTCTAGGCCCTGGTGGACCAATGGAagttatatatttgaaaaaaaaaaatgtttttttactatttttttcattattaattccTAAGAATTATGTaagcattttaaaataaaaaaaaataaaaaattatgggtCAATGCTGAGGGTTTTATTTTGATAGACGCTaaggaaaagacaaaaaagggttttatttatgagaatcaattttttgttgattCAGAGACATCTATATGGTCTTGTGCATGAAAAGTAATTTTCTTCTTGAAACTTGTGGTTGCCATATCTGAAAGGGCATTTTCACGTGGGTAGTCTGCCTTTACACATAGAAAGGTTAATTATGGTGCAATTCCCAACTTATGAtgagttgttttattttattatggtACTTCGAGTCTTATGAtgttctttaattatttttgtacaGCAAAATGtatgattaaaaaatgatgGTGAAATTGTAATTATTGGTTACGCAATTGTCAATGATACAAGTAACTACGAGAGTGGTTTGATGGGGCACGCATGGAGCCACCAAACCCGCGACAAACTGCACCAAATGGGCGTAGCTGCAAGTCAACAAAGCaatgactcaacctttttattgTAGTTTTGCCTTCCCACTTCAGCATCCATATGTCTCATTCCTTAATTTGGCTAATTCGTCGTTGTATTCTCTCTACGGTCTTTCTCTATCGCCATGGTTGCAATGAGGAAGCCTGCAGGCTATGGTGAGAAGAAAAGCACAAAGAAAAGAGTTGGGTCTGAAAAGAAATTCACTAACAAGGGGGCTTGGTCCAAGCAAGAAGACCAGAAGCTCATTGATTATATCCAAAAGCATGGTGAAGGTTGCTGGAGCTCACTTCCTCAGTCTGCAGGTATGTTATGGCTTCGTCTTTCTCTGTGTGAGAATCCATGGAGTATGGGAAGTGGTTTTTGACCTAATTTGTTATATGTACCAGGCTTGCTTCGTTGCGGGAAAAGTTGCCGGCTGAGATGGGTGAACTACCTAAAGCCTGATGTTAAGCGTGGGAACTTTGGGGAAGACGAAGAGGACCTCATCATTAAGCTCCATGCGCTTCTTGGAAACAGGTTAGGCATTTACTGTATATGCATTTTCAGAAACTCTTCTTGTTAGAAGCTTAGGGCTGGAGGTCTCAGAAGATAGTAAATAGAAACATGAGAAGAatcccttttattttcttcctttcgATGCCAATGCCTTTGTATGCATATaaaccaaaaagaaatttattcatAGCCTTATATTTGAAGTATGGTAggcaaattattttttctatagaTAGTGTGTAAAACTGTATTTAAGTTTTTCACGCAATTGCCTTAGAAAATGTTTAATGAGAtgataaattaatgatttaGGTGGTCATTGATAGCGGGAAGATTGCCCGGAAGGACAGACAATGAAGTAAAGAACTATTGGAATTCTCATCTAAAGAAAAAGCTAATGCGGATGGGCATTGATCCTAATAACCATCGCCTCGGAGAAAGGGCTTCGGGTACTAGCAAATCATTTGAATCCAGGGACCAGACAAGCAATCCTCTAATCTCAGCTGCCGATAATAATGCAGTCTTGGATTCTACATGTGGCTCAGCGAGCAAGACAACAAGCAGTTTGCCTGACCTAAACCTTAATCTCAATGTGGGGGCTCCATCAGTAGATGAACAAATGCAGCTAACTGGGGCAAATAGTCATAAGGAACTTGAACCTGCTCCCTTTACAACTCTACTTCTTTTTGGATGATCTCCATTGTCGAGTATATGGCTTTATAGCCAATGTGGAAGCCAATATTTAGGGTGAAACATTTAGTTTCTTTGTGCAATGTAGGAGGAATATAGGCTAGAATTGAGTTTTAATATATGTAACAGAAGAGAAACTTTGCATACCTAATTCAacattttgagtttcaaatgaAATTTGTTCTCTAAATGGATAAAGCTTCTATGGATTACGCAATGCTTCAAGTAGTAATGTTGAGATGCTTAATCCATCCACTATCAACAAAATAGTTGGAAATCAATCATTGGTGACcattaaaaccctaaattcatttttgtttgatgatactcaaaaaaaaaaagaaaaaaaaaaaaaaaacacccaaatGAATCAAGGCCATATCTTTCCAAAGCTAGTGTCTAATATTCCTTCACATCCACTGGGTTAATTATAAACTGCTCCATTTCTTAtcatcacatatatatataaaccagtGCCGCCTCCTTTCAATTGCGACTTTAATTGCAAAAATAAACCCCTCTTCTTGCCCTTTCTTGACATCCACATTAATATAGGCTGACCTTTAACCTTGTCTGTATTAGACATTTGGACAAGGAGGATAAGGTATATATGTTCCTCAAGGAGGATAAGGATAaggtatacatatatatatatctatatatatttaaatttatacttGTGTTGTGCCATTTGCTTTCTGCATCTGGCTCCCActacatttttatataaattaatcatGACTTCATACAAAATCAAGATTATTTACAATTTGGCTTTGGCGATGAGATGAGCTGAACCTATAAATTAACCGGTTTCTACCTAGAACCCTATAACTTGAATCTAGAACCGTATACCATAACAATGGTTCATCAGCCAACTGCACCAACAATCCTCCACTGCTTGACAACaagtcacattttttttttctttccttttcttagtCACAAATTAAAGGTTTAACTGAAGATATTCCATGCTGGAAATGGACATTCCAAATGGTAAAAGCTGCAAAAAATTGCAAGAGTTCAGCCACCGAATGTTGTGGCAGTATTTGAGGTTCTatgcatatatatgtatatagatGATACAACGGATAAGATTTACTGTAGTCATATGTGGAGAATCCATCTCCAGATTCTCCATCTCAACCAGCAGTGAGTATGACCAAGAAAAGGGTGATGGGATTATCAATAGATACGAGATAAATGTTAGGTGCAGAGAATTCAAGTATGATAATGTTGCTATAGGCATTCTGGGCACGTGAAAAGTTCAGGTTACAACCAACCAGTCAAAGGATACATGGATGAAAGTTATATAccacacatatatatatgccTTTGTTGTAGTAGTTGCACGTGATTCGAATTCCATATTCAAAATAGGTCATAAGGTTTAAAATTCAGAGAGTTTTACCTATCCCTCAATTgtaaaagaattattaattgTGGAAATGAATGAAGAGGATGTATAACTCTAAACCATATGACAGTATCAATTCTTGACATAATTAAGGCTATATGACAGAGAAGATGAGTGCATTAATGATGCCAAGAGAGACTAgaatattcataatttaatattagaaattttactatttttatttataataactttAAGTCTTTAACTACTTTCAATTTGTAAGGAGAGAAAATGTATATGCAGACAGTAAAAGAGGACACCGAGAAAAGAGAAATaagtttttatctttaataagttaattaaaCCATTACCAGCTGCATGCCAAGATTTCCAATTGATGTTTTGCATAGTAGAAGGAGAAGCAATGTAGTGTGAAAAGGAAACATTCAATCATTCATCACAAGTAGAATGATCAAAGCGAAGAAATTTAGAAATGAAAGTCTGATAATTACCAGCTGCATGGGGAATCACACTCAACCAAATAGGAGATGGTTCAGCCCCCCTTGAGATGAGTCACTCCCCTTGAGATGAATCACACTCCCTTGAGATGAGTatccatatataaaaaaagaaataacagaGATCATTTTGGAAGACCTAAATGAATAATTGTACGAAATattcagaagcatgaagaaacaTATTACCAATTGAGCTTTTGTCACGTATCATACAGGAATGTGGAGTTTAAATGTCCGGATAAGACATTGAGATTGATTTCGTGGAATATGTATCCCCAACCCTCCACATACATAGCCCACACCTCTGATTGCCTCTCGTTTGTTTTAGCATTAGTACATATGTCTCTCTCATTCCGTCTTTTTATCTATTATCcc is part of the Vitis riparia cultivar Riparia Gloire de Montpellier isolate 1030 chromosome 17, EGFV_Vit.rip_1.0, whole genome shotgun sequence genome and harbors:
- the LOC117905231 gene encoding transcription factor MYB8-like; translated protein: MVAMRKPAGYGEKKSTKKRVGSEKKFTNKGAWSKQEDQKLIDYIQKHGEGCWSSLPQSAGLLRCGKSCRLRWVNYLKPDVKRGNFGEDEEDLIIKLHALLGNRWSLIAGRLPGRTDNEVKNYWNSHLKKKLMRMGIDPNNHRLGERASGTSKSFESRDQTSNPLISAADNNAVLDSTCGSASKTTSSLPDLNLNLNVGAPSVDEQMQLTGANSHKELEPAPFTTLLLFG